A window of the Candidatus Caldatribacterium sp. genome harbors these coding sequences:
- a CDS encoding SDR family oxidoreductase: MSSLEEMFSVKGKVLLFTGGAGVLASSLARELGKMGARIVLTDIAPLGGLVEEFQKEGIEVAGYRMDVLNRKEVEEVAREVVRTFGRVDALFNAAGGNMKEATTSQEVTFFDLPLEALERVVRLNLFGGAIIPSQVFAKIMVTQEEGGSIINFSSMAALRPLTRVVGYSAAKAAVSNFTQWLAVYIAREFTPKVRVNALAPGFFVTKQNYYLLYNEDGTLTPRGKAILDHTPCGRFGEPKDLLSTVLWLLSPASSFVTGVVVPVDGGFSAFSGV; this comes from the coding sequence ATGTCCTCACTGGAAGAAATGTTCTCCGTAAAAGGGAAGGTTCTCCTTTTCACCGGAGGTGCTGGAGTTTTAGCATCTTCCCTGGCGCGAGAGCTTGGGAAAATGGGGGCCAGAATCGTTCTCACCGACATTGCTCCCCTTGGTGGCCTTGTGGAGGAATTTCAGAAAGAAGGAATAGAAGTTGCGGGTTACAGAATGGATGTCCTGAACCGGAAAGAAGTGGAAGAAGTGGCCAGGGAGGTCGTGCGCACTTTTGGGAGAGTTGATGCCCTTTTCAACGCCGCAGGAGGGAACATGAAGGAGGCAACAACTTCTCAAGAGGTTACCTTTTTCGACTTGCCTCTTGAAGCCCTGGAGAGAGTGGTTCGCCTCAACCTCTTTGGTGGTGCTATTATCCCCTCGCAGGTCTTTGCGAAAATCATGGTCACCCAGGAGGAGGGGGGAAGCATCATCAACTTTTCCTCCATGGCGGCGTTACGCCCTCTGACTCGGGTGGTGGGCTACTCGGCTGCAAAAGCGGCGGTTTCGAATTTCACTCAGTGGCTTGCAGTGTACATTGCCCGGGAATTCACCCCTAAGGTACGGGTCAACGCCTTAGCTCCAGGCTTTTTCGTCACCAAGCAGAACTACTACCTGCTCTACAACGAGGATGGGACCTTAACTCCTCGAGGGAAGGCAATTCTTGACCACACCCCCTGCGGGAGGTTTGGAGAACCAAAGGACCTTTTGAGCACTGTTCTCTG